A stretch of DNA from uncultured Methanobrevibacter sp.:
GTATAATAGATGATGTCGAATTTGTATTAGACCTACTTAGAACTGATAAAATCAATGTAGATTATATTTTAGAATTACTCGAAAATATAAATACTGAAGATAAATATCCTGAAGAAAGAGAAAAAATCATTAAAATGATGAAAAACACTGTTCATCTCAGAAGCAAGATTAAATTGATGGAAAAATTCATGGACGAACATCTTAATCGTATTAGGGACAATAATTTGAACATTAAAGAAGAATTTGACAACTATATTAATAGTGAAAGAAGACAAGCTATCTGTGATTTAATTGATGAAGAACAATTAAGTGAAGAAATTACAAGAGAAATTTTAAGCGAATTTGAATTTGCAGATAAAATAGATGAAGATTTGCTAGAATCTGCCTTTAAAGACAAAGAATTAAAATTCATGGATAAAATAGACAAACTTGAAAGAGTAAAAGCTGAAATTTTAGAAATATTTGATACTTTTAATTTTAACTAGGTGAAAAACAATGGCTACAAATTTAGAAACAAAATTATTTGCAATTGCAGATGAATTACGAGGAAATATGGATGCGAATGAGTATAAGAACTATATTTTAGGTTTTATATTCTACCGTTACTTGTCAGAAAAGCAAGAAACTTATTTGAATGGACAATTGAAAGTAGATGGAATAACTTTTCAAGAAGCATGTGAAAATGCAAAATTAAAAGAAAAACTTGCTAAAGTCAGTATTAAAAGATTAGGTTACTTTATAACTCCAGAACATTTATTTAGTTCAATTATTAAAAAATGTAAAGTAGATGAACCAATCAGAAATGATTTAAGGGAAGCATTTAATGAAATAACCAATTCTTCATTAGGCACTGCCAGTGAAAATGATTTTAATAACTTATTTGATGATGTAGATTTGGATTCACAAAAATTAGGTAAAAAAGACAAAGATAAAAACAAAAAAATATCTCAAGTCTTATTACTTTTAAATGATATTGATTTTGAATTGGATAAAGATGAATCAGACATATTAGGAGATGCATATGAGTATTTAATGAGCCAATTCGCATCTGAAGCTGGTAAAAAAGGTGGAGAGTTCTATACTCCACAAGAGGTATCAAAAATTTTAGCTAAAATCGTTACACTTGGAAAAGATAAAATAAAGACAGTTTATGACCCTGCATGTGGTTCAGGTTCTTTATTACTCAGGATTTCAAAAGAAGCAAAAGTAGCAAAATTCTACGGACAAGAATTGAACACTACAACTTACAATATGGCTAGAATGAATATGATATTGCATGGTGTAAAATATGACGAATTTGATATAAGACAAGGAGATACATTAGAAGA
This window harbors:
- a CDS encoding type I restriction-modification system subunit M, giving the protein MATNLETKLFAIADELRGNMDANEYKNYILGFIFYRYLSEKQETYLNGQLKVDGITFQEACENAKLKEKLAKVSIKRLGYFITPEHLFSSIIKKCKVDEPIRNDLREAFNEITNSSLGTASENDFNNLFDDVDLDSQKLGKKDKDKNKKISQVLLLLNDIDFELDKDESDILGDAYEYLMSQFASEAGKKGGEFYTPQEVSKILAKIVTLGKDKIKTVYDPACGSGSLLLRISKEAKVAKFYGQELNTTTYNMARMNMILHGVKYDEFDIRQGDTLEDEQHKDMFFDAVVANPPYSAKWSGKDSFLDDPRFSAYGKLAPKSKADYAFVQHMVYHLNESGTMAVVLPHGVLFRGAAELKIRRYLVEEKNYLDAVIGLPANLFYGTNIPTIVAVFKKCREDDQDILFIDASKEFEKVKNKNKLRTEDIEKIVNTYANREEIEKYSHKATLEEIAENDFNLNIPRYVDTFEEEEPIDLDEVVDELDRIDLEMEKVDAEIKKYCDELGIRAPISLR